In the Leptotrichia sp. oral taxon 847 genome, one interval contains:
- a CDS encoding HRDC domain-containing protein: MFKIITLPFDEDMEEFDQDRLEREFLFALKDSEIKRYKPELVEIDGRHYWTVFIEYEKKKKTEKENNLCKKNNDLERTSALENKKRLLEEELQTQYEKELYDILREWRMEQSQDLGYPPYIIASNKLLVDIIKARPKNFEELEKIKGMGRKKTKEYGREILLILENFSEASD; this comes from the coding sequence ATGTTTAAAATTATAACATTGCCGTTTGACGAGGATATGGAAGAATTTGACCAAGATAGGCTGGAGCGGGAATTTTTGTTTGCGTTAAAAGATTCTGAAATAAAAAGGTATAAGCCAGAATTGGTGGAAATAGATGGAAGACATTACTGGACAGTTTTTATCGAATATGAGAAAAAGAAAAAAACGGAAAAAGAAAATAATCTTTGTAAAAAAAATAATGATTTGGAAAGAACTTCGGCTCTGGAAAATAAAAAACGCCTACTGGAAGAGGAACTTCAAACTCAATATGAAAAAGAGCTCTATGATATTTTAAGGGAGTGGCGAATGGAGCAATCGCAAGATTTAGGGTATCCACCATATATAATCGCTTCTAATAAGCTTCTTGTGGATATAATAAAAGCAAGACCTAAAAATTTTGAAGAATTGGAAAAAATAAAGGGAATGGGACGAAAAAAAACGAAAGAATACGGTAGAGAAATTCTTTTGATTTTAGAAAACTTTTCTGAGGCAAGTGATTAA